In Mus musculus strain C57BL/6J chromosome 1, GRCm38.p6 C57BL/6J, a single genomic region encodes these proteins:
- the Ilkap gene encoding integrin-linked kinase-associated serine/threonine phosphatase 2C isoform X3, which translates to MLFEDNHRYSWKEAQGRPVLFEDLPPASSTDSGSGGPLLFDDLPPAASGNSGSLATSGSQVVKTEGKGAKRKAPEEEKNGGEELVEKKVCKASSVIFGLKGYVAERKGEREEMQDAHVILNDITQECNPPSSLITRVSYFAVFDGHGGIRASKFAAQNLHQNLIRKFPKGDIISVEKTVKRCLLDTFKHTDEEFLKQASSQKPAWKDGSTATCVLAVDNILYIANLGDSRAILCRYNEESQKHAALSLSKEHNPTQYEERMRIQKAGGNVRDGRVLGVLEVSRSIGDGQYKRCGVTSVPDIRRCQLTPNDRFILLACDGLFKVFTPEEAVNFILSCLEDDKIQTREGKPAVDARYEAACNRLANKAVQRGSADNVTVMVVRIGH; encoded by the exons ATGCTTTTTGAAGATAACCACCGTTACAGTT GGAAGGAAGCACAGGGACGACCCGTGCTCTTTGAGGACCTGCCCCCGGCCAGCAGTACTGACTCAG GCTCTGGGGGACCTTTACTCTTTGATGATCTTCCGCCTGCTGCCAGTGGCAATTCAG GTTCTCTTGCCACATCAGGTTCCCAGGTGGTGAAGACTGAAGGgaaaggagcaaagaggaaagccCCTGAGGAGGAGAAGAATGGCGGTGAAGAGCTTGTGGAAAAGAAAGTTTGTAAAG CCTCTTCGGTGATCTTTGGTCTGAAAGGCTATGTGGCAGAGCGGAAGGGTGAGAGGGAGGAGATGCAGGATGCCCATGTCATCCTGAACGATATCACTCAGGAGTGTAATCCTCCATCATCTCTCAT TACTCGGGTTTCATACTTTGCTGTGTTTGATGGACATGGAGGAATACGAGCCTCGAAATTTGCTGCACAGAATTTGCACCAGAACTTAATCAGGAAATTTCCTAAAG GAGATATAATCAGTGTGGAGAAGACTGTAAAGAGGTGTCTGCTAGATACTTTTAAGCACACCGATGAAGAGTTCCTGAAACAGGCTTCAAGCCA GAAGCCTGCCTGGAAAGACGGGTCCACTGCCACGTGTGTCCTGGCTGTGGACAACATCCTGTATATCGCCAACCTTGGAGATAGTCGG GCAATCCTGTGTCGATATAATGAGGAAAGTCAGAAGCACGCAGCCTTAAGCCTCAGCAAAGAGCACAACCCAACTCAGTATGAAGAGCGCATGAGGATACAGAAAGCTGGAGGGAATGTCAG AGATGGGCGTGTCTTGGGCGTGCTGGAGGTATCGCGTTCCATTGGAGATGGGCAGTACAAGCGCTGTGGGGTCACATCTGTGCCTGATATCAGACGCTGCCAGCTGACCCCCAATGACAG GTTCATTTTGCTGGCTTGCGACGGGCTTTTCAAGGTCTTTACCCCAGAAGAAGCTGTGAACTTCATCTTGTCCTGCCTTGAG GATGACAAGATCCAGACCCGGGAAGGGAAGCCTGCTGTTGATGCCCGCTATGAAGCTGCATGCAACAGGCTGGCCAACAAGGCAGTGCAGCGGGGCTCAGCAGACAACGTGACGGTGATGGTGGTGAGGATAGGACACTGA
- the Ilkap gene encoding integrin-linked kinase-associated serine/threonine phosphatase 2C isoform X10, translating into MDLFGDLPEPERAPRPSAGKEAQGRPVLFEDLPPASSTDSGSGGPLLFDDLPPAASGNSGSQVVKTEGKGAKRKAPEEEKNGGEELVEKKVCKASSVIFGLKGYVAERKGEREEMQDAHVILNDITQECNPPSSLITRVSYFAVFDGHGGIRASKFAAQNLHQNLIRKFPKGDIISVEKTVKRCLLDTFKHTDEEFLKQASSQDGRVLGVLEVSRSIGDGQYKRCGVTSVPDIRRCQLTPNDRFILLACDGLFKVFTPEEAVNFILSCLESLPLMVFGEVSWKEVMLLGSALHC; encoded by the exons ATGGACCTCTTCGGGGACCTGCCGGAGCCCGAGCGCGCGCCGCGGCCATCTGCCG GGAAGGAAGCACAGGGACGACCCGTGCTCTTTGAGGACCTGCCCCCGGCCAGCAGTACTGACTCAG GCTCTGGGGGACCTTTACTCTTTGATGATCTTCCGCCTGCTGCCAGTGGCAATTCAG GTTCCCAGGTGGTGAAGACTGAAGGgaaaggagcaaagaggaaagccCCTGAGGAGGAGAAGAATGGCGGTGAAGAGCTTGTGGAAAAGAAAGTTTGTAAAG CCTCTTCGGTGATCTTTGGTCTGAAAGGCTATGTGGCAGAGCGGAAGGGTGAGAGGGAGGAGATGCAGGATGCCCATGTCATCCTGAACGATATCACTCAGGAGTGTAATCCTCCATCATCTCTCAT TACTCGGGTTTCATACTTTGCTGTGTTTGATGGACATGGAGGAATACGAGCCTCGAAATTTGCTGCACAGAATTTGCACCAGAACTTAATCAGGAAATTTCCTAAAG GAGATATAATCAGTGTGGAGAAGACTGTAAAGAGGTGTCTGCTAGATACTTTTAAGCACACCGATGAAGAGTTCCTGAAACAGGCTTCAAGCCA AGATGGGCGTGTCTTGGGCGTGCTGGAGGTATCGCGTTCCATTGGAGATGGGCAGTACAAGCGCTGTGGGGTCACATCTGTGCCTGATATCAGACGCTGCCAGCTGACCCCCAATGACAG GTTCATTTTGCTGGCTTGCGACGGGCTTTTCAAGGTCTTTACCCCAGAAGAAGCTGTGAACTTCATCTTGTCCTGCCTTGAG AGCTTACCCCTCATGGTCTTTGGTGAAGTGAGCTGGAAAGAGGTCATGCTTCTCGGGTCTGCCCTTCATTGTTAG
- the Ilkap gene encoding integrin-linked kinase-associated serine/threonine phosphatase 2C isoform X11, giving the protein MDLFGDLPEPERAPRPSAGSGGPLLFDDLPPAASGNSGSLATSGSQVVKTEGKGAKRKAPEEEKNGGEELVEKKVCKASSVIFGLKGYVAERKGEREEMQDAHVILNDITQECNPPSSLITRVSYFAVFDGHGGIRASKFAAQNLHQNLIRKFPKGDIISVEKTVKRCLLDTFKHTDEEFLKQASSQDGRVLGVLEVSRSIGDGQYKRCGVTSVPDIRRCQLTPNDRFILLACDGLFKVFTPEEAVNFILSCLESLPLMVFGEVSWKEVMLLGSALHC; this is encoded by the exons ATGGACCTCTTCGGGGACCTGCCGGAGCCCGAGCGCGCGCCGCGGCCATCTGCCG GCTCTGGGGGACCTTTACTCTTTGATGATCTTCCGCCTGCTGCCAGTGGCAATTCAG GTTCTCTTGCCACATCAGGTTCCCAGGTGGTGAAGACTGAAGGgaaaggagcaaagaggaaagccCCTGAGGAGGAGAAGAATGGCGGTGAAGAGCTTGTGGAAAAGAAAGTTTGTAAAG CCTCTTCGGTGATCTTTGGTCTGAAAGGCTATGTGGCAGAGCGGAAGGGTGAGAGGGAGGAGATGCAGGATGCCCATGTCATCCTGAACGATATCACTCAGGAGTGTAATCCTCCATCATCTCTCAT TACTCGGGTTTCATACTTTGCTGTGTTTGATGGACATGGAGGAATACGAGCCTCGAAATTTGCTGCACAGAATTTGCACCAGAACTTAATCAGGAAATTTCCTAAAG GAGATATAATCAGTGTGGAGAAGACTGTAAAGAGGTGTCTGCTAGATACTTTTAAGCACACCGATGAAGAGTTCCTGAAACAGGCTTCAAGCCA AGATGGGCGTGTCTTGGGCGTGCTGGAGGTATCGCGTTCCATTGGAGATGGGCAGTACAAGCGCTGTGGGGTCACATCTGTGCCTGATATCAGACGCTGCCAGCTGACCCCCAATGACAG GTTCATTTTGCTGGCTTGCGACGGGCTTTTCAAGGTCTTTACCCCAGAAGAAGCTGTGAACTTCATCTTGTCCTGCCTTGAG AGCTTACCCCTCATGGTCTTTGGTGAAGTGAGCTGGAAAGAGGTCATGCTTCTCGGGTCTGCCCTTCATTGTTAG
- the Ilkap gene encoding integrin-linked kinase-associated serine/threonine phosphatase 2C isoform X1 produces the protein MDLFGDLPEPERAPRPSAGKEAQGRPVLFEDLPPASSTDSGSGGPLLFDDLPPAASGNSGSLATSGSQVVKTEGKGAKRKAPEEEKNGGEELVEKKVCKASSVIFGLKGYVAERKGEREEMQDAHVILNDITQECNPPSSLITRVSYFAVFDGHGGIRASKFAAQNLHQNLIRKFPKGDIISVEKTVKRCLLDTFKHTDEEFLKQASSQKPAWKDGSTATCVLAVDNILYIANLGDSRAILCRYNEESQKHAALSLSKEHNPTQYEERMRIQKAGGNVRDGRVLGVLEVSRSIGDGQYKRCGVTSVPDIRRCQLTPNDRFILLACDGLFKVFTPEEAVNFILSCLEVPRQLHSSRSCFPEVSPERMTVVLAYTQLSISGVLGSLPEWMV, from the exons ATGGACCTCTTCGGGGACCTGCCGGAGCCCGAGCGCGCGCCGCGGCCATCTGCCG GGAAGGAAGCACAGGGACGACCCGTGCTCTTTGAGGACCTGCCCCCGGCCAGCAGTACTGACTCAG GCTCTGGGGGACCTTTACTCTTTGATGATCTTCCGCCTGCTGCCAGTGGCAATTCAG GTTCTCTTGCCACATCAGGTTCCCAGGTGGTGAAGACTGAAGGgaaaggagcaaagaggaaagccCCTGAGGAGGAGAAGAATGGCGGTGAAGAGCTTGTGGAAAAGAAAGTTTGTAAAG CCTCTTCGGTGATCTTTGGTCTGAAAGGCTATGTGGCAGAGCGGAAGGGTGAGAGGGAGGAGATGCAGGATGCCCATGTCATCCTGAACGATATCACTCAGGAGTGTAATCCTCCATCATCTCTCAT TACTCGGGTTTCATACTTTGCTGTGTTTGATGGACATGGAGGAATACGAGCCTCGAAATTTGCTGCACAGAATTTGCACCAGAACTTAATCAGGAAATTTCCTAAAG GAGATATAATCAGTGTGGAGAAGACTGTAAAGAGGTGTCTGCTAGATACTTTTAAGCACACCGATGAAGAGTTCCTGAAACAGGCTTCAAGCCA GAAGCCTGCCTGGAAAGACGGGTCCACTGCCACGTGTGTCCTGGCTGTGGACAACATCCTGTATATCGCCAACCTTGGAGATAGTCGG GCAATCCTGTGTCGATATAATGAGGAAAGTCAGAAGCACGCAGCCTTAAGCCTCAGCAAAGAGCACAACCCAACTCAGTATGAAGAGCGCATGAGGATACAGAAAGCTGGAGGGAATGTCAG AGATGGGCGTGTCTTGGGCGTGCTGGAGGTATCGCGTTCCATTGGAGATGGGCAGTACAAGCGCTGTGGGGTCACATCTGTGCCTGATATCAGACGCTGCCAGCTGACCCCCAATGACAG GTTCATTTTGCTGGCTTGCGACGGGCTTTTCAAGGTCTTTACCCCAGAAGAAGCTGTGAACTTCATCTTGTCCTGCCTTGAG GTTCCTAGACAACTTCATTCATCTCGTTCCTGTTTCCCTGAAGTGAGCCCTGAGAGGATGACTGTCGTCCTGGCTTACACCCAGCTGTCAATCTCAGGAGTGCTTGGTTCGCTGCCTGAGTGGATGGTCTAG
- the Ilkap gene encoding integrin-linked kinase-associated serine/threonine phosphatase 2C isoform X7 yields the protein MDLFGDLPEPERAPRPSAGKEAQGRPVLFEDLPPASSTDSGSGGPLLFDDLPPAASGNSGSQVVKTEGKGAKRKAPEEEKNGGEELVEKKVCKASSVIFGLKGYVAERKGEREEMQDAHVILNDITQECNPPSSLITRVSYFAVFDGHGGIRASKFAAQNLHQNLIRKFPKGDIISVEKTVKRCLLDTFKHTDEEFLKQASSQKPAWKDGSTATCVLAVDNILYIANLGDSRAILCRYNEESQKHAALSLSKEHNPTQYEERMRIQKAGGNVRDGRVLGVLEVSRSIGDGQYKRCGVTSVPDIRRCQLTPNDRFILLACDGLFKVFTPEEAVNFILSCLESLPLMVFGEVSWKEVMLLGSALHC from the exons ATGGACCTCTTCGGGGACCTGCCGGAGCCCGAGCGCGCGCCGCGGCCATCTGCCG GGAAGGAAGCACAGGGACGACCCGTGCTCTTTGAGGACCTGCCCCCGGCCAGCAGTACTGACTCAG GCTCTGGGGGACCTTTACTCTTTGATGATCTTCCGCCTGCTGCCAGTGGCAATTCAG GTTCCCAGGTGGTGAAGACTGAAGGgaaaggagcaaagaggaaagccCCTGAGGAGGAGAAGAATGGCGGTGAAGAGCTTGTGGAAAAGAAAGTTTGTAAAG CCTCTTCGGTGATCTTTGGTCTGAAAGGCTATGTGGCAGAGCGGAAGGGTGAGAGGGAGGAGATGCAGGATGCCCATGTCATCCTGAACGATATCACTCAGGAGTGTAATCCTCCATCATCTCTCAT TACTCGGGTTTCATACTTTGCTGTGTTTGATGGACATGGAGGAATACGAGCCTCGAAATTTGCTGCACAGAATTTGCACCAGAACTTAATCAGGAAATTTCCTAAAG GAGATATAATCAGTGTGGAGAAGACTGTAAAGAGGTGTCTGCTAGATACTTTTAAGCACACCGATGAAGAGTTCCTGAAACAGGCTTCAAGCCA GAAGCCTGCCTGGAAAGACGGGTCCACTGCCACGTGTGTCCTGGCTGTGGACAACATCCTGTATATCGCCAACCTTGGAGATAGTCGG GCAATCCTGTGTCGATATAATGAGGAAAGTCAGAAGCACGCAGCCTTAAGCCTCAGCAAAGAGCACAACCCAACTCAGTATGAAGAGCGCATGAGGATACAGAAAGCTGGAGGGAATGTCAG AGATGGGCGTGTCTTGGGCGTGCTGGAGGTATCGCGTTCCATTGGAGATGGGCAGTACAAGCGCTGTGGGGTCACATCTGTGCCTGATATCAGACGCTGCCAGCTGACCCCCAATGACAG GTTCATTTTGCTGGCTTGCGACGGGCTTTTCAAGGTCTTTACCCCAGAAGAAGCTGTGAACTTCATCTTGTCCTGCCTTGAG AGCTTACCCCTCATGGTCTTTGGTGAAGTGAGCTGGAAAGAGGTCATGCTTCTCGGGTCTGCCCTTCATTGTTAG
- the Ilkap gene encoding integrin-linked kinase-associated serine/threonine phosphatase 2C isoform X5, which produces MDLFGDLPEPERAPRPSAGKEAQGRPVLFEDLPPASSTDSGSGGPLLFDDLPPAASGNSGSLATSGSQVVKTEGKGAKRKAPEEEKNGGEELVEKKVCKASSVIFGLKGYVAERKGEREEMQDAHVILNDITQECNPPSSLITRVSYFAVFDGHGGIRASKFAAQNLHQNLIRKFPKGDIISVEKTVKRCLLDTFKHTDEEFLKQASSQKPAWKDGSTATCVLAVDNILYIANLGDSRAILCRYNEESQKHAALSLSKEHNPTQYEERMRIQKAGGNVRDGRVLGVLEVSRSIGDGQYKRCGVTSVPDIRRCQLTPNDRFILLACDGLFKVFTPEEAVNFILSCLESLPLMVFGEVSWKEVMLLGSALHC; this is translated from the exons ATGGACCTCTTCGGGGACCTGCCGGAGCCCGAGCGCGCGCCGCGGCCATCTGCCG GGAAGGAAGCACAGGGACGACCCGTGCTCTTTGAGGACCTGCCCCCGGCCAGCAGTACTGACTCAG GCTCTGGGGGACCTTTACTCTTTGATGATCTTCCGCCTGCTGCCAGTGGCAATTCAG GTTCTCTTGCCACATCAGGTTCCCAGGTGGTGAAGACTGAAGGgaaaggagcaaagaggaaagccCCTGAGGAGGAGAAGAATGGCGGTGAAGAGCTTGTGGAAAAGAAAGTTTGTAAAG CCTCTTCGGTGATCTTTGGTCTGAAAGGCTATGTGGCAGAGCGGAAGGGTGAGAGGGAGGAGATGCAGGATGCCCATGTCATCCTGAACGATATCACTCAGGAGTGTAATCCTCCATCATCTCTCAT TACTCGGGTTTCATACTTTGCTGTGTTTGATGGACATGGAGGAATACGAGCCTCGAAATTTGCTGCACAGAATTTGCACCAGAACTTAATCAGGAAATTTCCTAAAG GAGATATAATCAGTGTGGAGAAGACTGTAAAGAGGTGTCTGCTAGATACTTTTAAGCACACCGATGAAGAGTTCCTGAAACAGGCTTCAAGCCA GAAGCCTGCCTGGAAAGACGGGTCCACTGCCACGTGTGTCCTGGCTGTGGACAACATCCTGTATATCGCCAACCTTGGAGATAGTCGG GCAATCCTGTGTCGATATAATGAGGAAAGTCAGAAGCACGCAGCCTTAAGCCTCAGCAAAGAGCACAACCCAACTCAGTATGAAGAGCGCATGAGGATACAGAAAGCTGGAGGGAATGTCAG AGATGGGCGTGTCTTGGGCGTGCTGGAGGTATCGCGTTCCATTGGAGATGGGCAGTACAAGCGCTGTGGGGTCACATCTGTGCCTGATATCAGACGCTGCCAGCTGACCCCCAATGACAG GTTCATTTTGCTGGCTTGCGACGGGCTTTTCAAGGTCTTTACCCCAGAAGAAGCTGTGAACTTCATCTTGTCCTGCCTTGAG AGCTTACCCCTCATGGTCTTTGGTGAAGTGAGCTGGAAAGAGGTCATGCTTCTCGGGTCTGCCCTTCATTGTTAG
- the Ilkap gene encoding integrin-linked kinase-associated serine/threonine phosphatase 2C isoform X13, producing MQDAHVILNDITQECNPPSSLITRVSYFAVFDGHGGIRASKFAAQNLHQNLIRKFPKGDIISVEKTVKRCLLDTFKHTDEEFLKQASSQKPAWKDGSTATCVLAVDNILYIANLGDSRAILCRYNEESQKHAALSLSKEHNPTQYEERMRIQKAGGNVRDGRVLGVLEVSRSIGDGQYKRCGVTSVPDIRRCQLTPNDRFILLACDGLFKVFTPEEAVNFILSCLEVPRQLHSSRSCFPEVSPERMTVVLAYTQLSISGVLGSLPEWMV from the exons ATGCAGGATGCCCATGTCATCCTGAACGATATCACTCAGGAGTGTAATCCTCCATCATCTCTCAT TACTCGGGTTTCATACTTTGCTGTGTTTGATGGACATGGAGGAATACGAGCCTCGAAATTTGCTGCACAGAATTTGCACCAGAACTTAATCAGGAAATTTCCTAAAG GAGATATAATCAGTGTGGAGAAGACTGTAAAGAGGTGTCTGCTAGATACTTTTAAGCACACCGATGAAGAGTTCCTGAAACAGGCTTCAAGCCA GAAGCCTGCCTGGAAAGACGGGTCCACTGCCACGTGTGTCCTGGCTGTGGACAACATCCTGTATATCGCCAACCTTGGAGATAGTCGG GCAATCCTGTGTCGATATAATGAGGAAAGTCAGAAGCACGCAGCCTTAAGCCTCAGCAAAGAGCACAACCCAACTCAGTATGAAGAGCGCATGAGGATACAGAAAGCTGGAGGGAATGTCAG AGATGGGCGTGTCTTGGGCGTGCTGGAGGTATCGCGTTCCATTGGAGATGGGCAGTACAAGCGCTGTGGGGTCACATCTGTGCCTGATATCAGACGCTGCCAGCTGACCCCCAATGACAG GTTCATTTTGCTGGCTTGCGACGGGCTTTTCAAGGTCTTTACCCCAGAAGAAGCTGTGAACTTCATCTTGTCCTGCCTTGAG GTTCCTAGACAACTTCATTCATCTCGTTCCTGTTTCCCTGAAGTGAGCCCTGAGAGGATGACTGTCGTCCTGGCTTACACCCAGCTGTCAATCTCAGGAGTGCTTGGTTCGCTGCCTGAGTGGATGGTCTAG
- the Ilkap gene encoding integrin-linked kinase-associated serine/threonine phosphatase 2C isoform X4, translated as MDLFGDLPEPERAPRPSAGSGGPLLFDDLPPAASGNSGSLATSGSQVVKTEGKGAKRKAPEEEKNGGEELVEKKVCKASSVIFGLKGYVAERKGEREEMQDAHVILNDITQECNPPSSLITRVSYFAVFDGHGGIRASKFAAQNLHQNLIRKFPKGDIISVEKTVKRCLLDTFKHTDEEFLKQASSQKPAWKDGSTATCVLAVDNILYIANLGDSRAILCRYNEESQKHAALSLSKEHNPTQYEERMRIQKAGGNVRDGRVLGVLEVSRSIGDGQYKRCGVTSVPDIRRCQLTPNDRFILLACDGLFKVFTPEEAVNFILSCLEDDKIQTREGKPAVDARYEAACNRLANKAVQRGSADNVTVMVVRIGH; from the exons ATGGACCTCTTCGGGGACCTGCCGGAGCCCGAGCGCGCGCCGCGGCCATCTGCCG GCTCTGGGGGACCTTTACTCTTTGATGATCTTCCGCCTGCTGCCAGTGGCAATTCAG GTTCTCTTGCCACATCAGGTTCCCAGGTGGTGAAGACTGAAGGgaaaggagcaaagaggaaagccCCTGAGGAGGAGAAGAATGGCGGTGAAGAGCTTGTGGAAAAGAAAGTTTGTAAAG CCTCTTCGGTGATCTTTGGTCTGAAAGGCTATGTGGCAGAGCGGAAGGGTGAGAGGGAGGAGATGCAGGATGCCCATGTCATCCTGAACGATATCACTCAGGAGTGTAATCCTCCATCATCTCTCAT TACTCGGGTTTCATACTTTGCTGTGTTTGATGGACATGGAGGAATACGAGCCTCGAAATTTGCTGCACAGAATTTGCACCAGAACTTAATCAGGAAATTTCCTAAAG GAGATATAATCAGTGTGGAGAAGACTGTAAAGAGGTGTCTGCTAGATACTTTTAAGCACACCGATGAAGAGTTCCTGAAACAGGCTTCAAGCCA GAAGCCTGCCTGGAAAGACGGGTCCACTGCCACGTGTGTCCTGGCTGTGGACAACATCCTGTATATCGCCAACCTTGGAGATAGTCGG GCAATCCTGTGTCGATATAATGAGGAAAGTCAGAAGCACGCAGCCTTAAGCCTCAGCAAAGAGCACAACCCAACTCAGTATGAAGAGCGCATGAGGATACAGAAAGCTGGAGGGAATGTCAG AGATGGGCGTGTCTTGGGCGTGCTGGAGGTATCGCGTTCCATTGGAGATGGGCAGTACAAGCGCTGTGGGGTCACATCTGTGCCTGATATCAGACGCTGCCAGCTGACCCCCAATGACAG GTTCATTTTGCTGGCTTGCGACGGGCTTTTCAAGGTCTTTACCCCAGAAGAAGCTGTGAACTTCATCTTGTCCTGCCTTGAG GATGACAAGATCCAGACCCGGGAAGGGAAGCCTGCTGTTGATGCCCGCTATGAAGCTGCATGCAACAGGCTGGCCAACAAGGCAGTGCAGCGGGGCTCAGCAGACAACGTGACGGTGATGGTGGTGAGGATAGGACACTGA
- the Ilkap gene encoding integrin-linked kinase-associated serine/threonine phosphatase 2C isoform X14 translates to MQDAHVILNDITQECNPPSSLITRVSYFAVFDGHGGIRASKFAAQNLHQNLIRKFPKGDIISVEKTVKRCLLDTFKHTDEEFLKQASSQKPAWKDGSTATCVLAVDNILYIANLGDSRAILCRYNEESQKHAALSLSKEHNPTQYEERMRIQKAGGNVRDGRVLGVLEVSRSIGDGQYKRCGVTSVPDIRRCQLTPNDRFILLACDGLFKVFTPEEAVNFILSCLESLPLMVFGEVSWKEVMLLGSALHC, encoded by the exons ATGCAGGATGCCCATGTCATCCTGAACGATATCACTCAGGAGTGTAATCCTCCATCATCTCTCAT TACTCGGGTTTCATACTTTGCTGTGTTTGATGGACATGGAGGAATACGAGCCTCGAAATTTGCTGCACAGAATTTGCACCAGAACTTAATCAGGAAATTTCCTAAAG GAGATATAATCAGTGTGGAGAAGACTGTAAAGAGGTGTCTGCTAGATACTTTTAAGCACACCGATGAAGAGTTCCTGAAACAGGCTTCAAGCCA GAAGCCTGCCTGGAAAGACGGGTCCACTGCCACGTGTGTCCTGGCTGTGGACAACATCCTGTATATCGCCAACCTTGGAGATAGTCGG GCAATCCTGTGTCGATATAATGAGGAAAGTCAGAAGCACGCAGCCTTAAGCCTCAGCAAAGAGCACAACCCAACTCAGTATGAAGAGCGCATGAGGATACAGAAAGCTGGAGGGAATGTCAG AGATGGGCGTGTCTTGGGCGTGCTGGAGGTATCGCGTTCCATTGGAGATGGGCAGTACAAGCGCTGTGGGGTCACATCTGTGCCTGATATCAGACGCTGCCAGCTGACCCCCAATGACAG GTTCATTTTGCTGGCTTGCGACGGGCTTTTCAAGGTCTTTACCCCAGAAGAAGCTGTGAACTTCATCTTGTCCTGCCTTGAG AGCTTACCCCTCATGGTCTTTGGTGAAGTGAGCTGGAAAGAGGTCATGCTTCTCGGGTCTGCCCTTCATTGTTAG
- the Ilkap gene encoding integrin-linked kinase-associated serine/threonine phosphatase 2C isoform X9 — MDLFGDLPEPERAPRPSAGSGGPLLFDDLPPAASGNSGSLATSGSQVVKTEGKGAKRKAPEEEKNGGEELVEKKVCKASSVIFGLKGYVAERKGEREEMQDAHVILNDITQECNPPSSLITRVSYFAVFDGHGGIRASKFAAQNLHQNLIRKFPKGDIISVEKTVKRCLLDTFKHTDEEFLKQASSQDGRVLGVLEVSRSIGDGQYKRCGVTSVPDIRRCQLTPNDRFILLACDGLFKVFTPEEAVNFILSCLEDDKIQTREGKPAVDARYEAACNRLANKAVQRGSADNVTVMVVRIGH, encoded by the exons ATGGACCTCTTCGGGGACCTGCCGGAGCCCGAGCGCGCGCCGCGGCCATCTGCCG GCTCTGGGGGACCTTTACTCTTTGATGATCTTCCGCCTGCTGCCAGTGGCAATTCAG GTTCTCTTGCCACATCAGGTTCCCAGGTGGTGAAGACTGAAGGgaaaggagcaaagaggaaagccCCTGAGGAGGAGAAGAATGGCGGTGAAGAGCTTGTGGAAAAGAAAGTTTGTAAAG CCTCTTCGGTGATCTTTGGTCTGAAAGGCTATGTGGCAGAGCGGAAGGGTGAGAGGGAGGAGATGCAGGATGCCCATGTCATCCTGAACGATATCACTCAGGAGTGTAATCCTCCATCATCTCTCAT TACTCGGGTTTCATACTTTGCTGTGTTTGATGGACATGGAGGAATACGAGCCTCGAAATTTGCTGCACAGAATTTGCACCAGAACTTAATCAGGAAATTTCCTAAAG GAGATATAATCAGTGTGGAGAAGACTGTAAAGAGGTGTCTGCTAGATACTTTTAAGCACACCGATGAAGAGTTCCTGAAACAGGCTTCAAGCCA AGATGGGCGTGTCTTGGGCGTGCTGGAGGTATCGCGTTCCATTGGAGATGGGCAGTACAAGCGCTGTGGGGTCACATCTGTGCCTGATATCAGACGCTGCCAGCTGACCCCCAATGACAG GTTCATTTTGCTGGCTTGCGACGGGCTTTTCAAGGTCTTTACCCCAGAAGAAGCTGTGAACTTCATCTTGTCCTGCCTTGAG GATGACAAGATCCAGACCCGGGAAGGGAAGCCTGCTGTTGATGCCCGCTATGAAGCTGCATGCAACAGGCTGGCCAACAAGGCAGTGCAGCGGGGCTCAGCAGACAACGTGACGGTGATGGTGGTGAGGATAGGACACTGA